One stretch of Tribolium castaneum strain GA2 chromosome 5, icTriCast1.1, whole genome shotgun sequence DNA includes these proteins:
- the Phlpp gene encoding protein phosphatase PHLPP-like protein isoform X2: protein MTRLMKPLIFQRLQKRKKSTRRPLLYSQTHTNHAGDMLCASKKPFRLCDSVTKFPQIKENDSNIELDSLENCERDGDDDIEDKDQVKQLNLNGLCKNKQELSECYVDEIVLPGESLQSLSDLKVLSLRSNGIQNFPNSILQLVTLVTLDLSDNSLLTLPPEISLLENLSELVLDQNLLSVLPTTLWDLKFLQTLKVARNRLALPPDKPGEMRALILAESELKPENHNKNGLTTLNLRSNRLKGNIILGNYGNLTELDVSENSIENLDLSAVEQLQILQCSRNSITHLTLHGKNLTSIIAGNNRLRNLTLAHPPLNLRHLDVCYNELETLPDWLSGCSELRSLFASNNLLTSLPDHLFCNEMPFLHTLQIAYNQLQYLPTIQRRLPIQELFLQNNSLSSLPENFFRFVHPIRVLNLSNNRLCDLPTPEEPLQLEKLFLTANCLIDKSLEKISPYLRNIRILHAAYNSFTSLPEDCSTYWTEIEELVFSGNKLLKLPERIGCLKHLSVLRVHSNLLQSIPKLSNLLCLRVLDLAHNQLDRIDLTALIPPNLKFLDLSCNTKLHVDSQQFNTYRTQRPMSLVDVSGKNRTTLPLTPSPFCENDLTEYSWSVGFSETAGCKQRLYISQIRLPAFCNTEGLFGMFDGETNNNVPVGVDKVVPRILLEERTVKETASDYMKYTMLSAHRELKDKGQKQGLNAIICHILRTKQAVKYSFCASTKKYLMKIASVGDIRVVLGRATGPVRLLPVKQRKQIRTNPQIQLMVPDPDVTEIFLDEQDEFMIMANKNLWDVMTPENAIREVALQRNVILAAKRLQDLAQSYGAEDNLSIIVVKFNLLGTDVDLLMRELRQTIRRNKYQSDSTNSCQPGCCCEALSNECANCEKIPIPPPMILNDDRSSPSGQSEQACSDCNSSAKLFVNQLNRSARSITPSIFEAAEVKASPERRSYRGVAKALRARREEEKNQNDSDSALSEEQFKCWEYMLEQNTQLLFDKELNTLTRSIRKPQFTIKNPTLSRSNPHLSDSNNNGTFLSKQFGSTRSFNPLLTRSGSKFALDKKLMGGPHAAYFGSLQRLMPYNLEYDFAVMHERGLADSLDLDRMQQYWGVTTTEL, encoded by the exons ACCCTTACTGTACTCTCAAACACACACGAACCACGCAGGTGACATGTTGTGTGCTTCGAAAAAACCCTTCCGATTGTGCGACTCTGTCACAAAGTTTCCCCAAATCAAAGAAAATGACAGTAATATCGAACTCGACTCGTTGGAGAATTGCGAAAGA GACGGTGATGATGACATCGAAGATAAGGATCAAGTGAAACAACTCAACTTGAACggattatgcaaaaataaacaagagcTGAGTGAGTGTTATGTCGACGAAATTGTTTTGCCAGGCGAGAGCTTGCAGTCCCTGTCCGATTTGAAAGTGCTGAGCCTGAGGTCCAACGGCATCCAGAATTTTCCGAACAGCATCCTCCAGTTGGTCACTTTAGTCACTTTGGACTTGTCAGACAACAGTCTTTTGACGCTACCTCCGGAGATAAGTCTTCTAGAAAA CCTCAGCGAACTAGTCTTGGATCAGAACTTGCTCAGTGTTTTACCGACGACTTTATGGGACCTCAAATTCCTGCAAACGCTCAAAGTGGCTAGGAATCGGCTCGCCTTGCCGCCTGACAAGCCCGGAGAGATGAGGGCTCTCATCCTTGCT GAATCGGAGCTAAAGCCAGAGAATCACAACAAAAACGGCCTGACCACCCTCAACTTGCGCTCGAATCGGCTCAAAGGCAACATCATTTTGGGCAATTACGGG AACCTAACGGAACTTGACGTAAGCGAGAACAGCATTGAAAATTTGGACTTGAGCGCGGTGGaacaattacaaattttgcaatGTTCGAGAAACTCCATAACACACTTAACGCTACACGGAAAAAACTTAACTTCCATAATAGCAGGAAACAACA GACTTAGAAATTTAACCCTGGCGCACCCCCCACTCAATTTAAGACATCTAGATGTCTGTTACAACGAACTTGAGACTCTCCCGGACTGGTTATCCGGTTGTAGTGAACTCCGGTCGTTGTTCGCAAGCAACAATCTTCTAACATCGCTCCCGGACCATTTGTTTTGCAACGAAATGCCGTTTCTGCACACTTTACAAATCGCATACAACCAACTCCAGTACCTGCCCACCATACAAAGAAGACTCCCAATACAAGAACTTTTCCTCCAAAACAACAGTCTGTCGTCACTTCCGGAAAACTTTTTCCGGTTTGTTCACCCAATCCGGGTGTTAAACTTGTCCAACAACCGGCTTTGTGACTTACCAACGCCTGAAGAACCCCTCCAATTGGAAAAACTCTTCCTGACAGCGAACTGTCTCATAGACAAATCTTTGGAGAAAATTTCGCCATACTTACGCAACATCCGGATCCTGCACGCCGCCTACAACAGTTTCACGTCTTTGCCGGAAGACTGCTCAACTTACTGGACTGAAATTGAGGAGTTGGTGTTTTCCGGAAACAAGCTATTGAAACTCCCGGAACGTATCGGGTGTCTCAAACACTTGAGTGTCCTGAGAGTTCACTCAAATCTCTTGCAAAGTATTCCAAAACTGTCAAACTTGTTGTGTTTGAGAGTCTTGGACTTGGCCCACAACCAGTTGGACCGAATTGACTTGACGGCCTTAATACCCCCGAATTTGAAGTTTCTGGACTTGTCGTGCAACACTAAGCTACACGTGGACTCGCAACAGTTCAATACTTATCGGACGCAAAGGCCGATGAGTCTTGTCGACGTTTCCGGGAAGAATCGCACGACTCTCCCGTTGACACCGTCACCGTTTTGTGAAAACGATCTCACTGAATATAGCTGGAGCGTGGGGTTTTCCGAAACTGCAGGTTGCAAACAACGACTCTACATTTCGCAAATCCGACTGCCGGCGTTTTGTAACACCGAGGGTCTTTTCGGGATGTTTGATGGGGAAACAAACAATAACGTCCCCGTCGGTGTTGATAAG GTGGTACCGCGGATTCTCCTGGAGGAACGCACCGTCAAAGAAACAGCTTCGGACTACATGAAGTACACAATGCTTTCGGCCCACCGCGAATTGAAGGATAAAGGCCAAAAGCAAGGGCTCAACGCCATCATTTGCCACATCCTTCGCACCAAACAAGCCGTAAAGTACTCGTTCTGCGCTAGTACCAAAAAATACCTAATGAAAATTGCAAGTGTTGGTGATATTCGAGTCGTCCTGGGCCGGGCCACAGGCCCGGTCCGTCTCCTCCCCGTGAAACAAAGGAAACAAATCCGGACCAACCCCCAGATCCAGCTCATGGTACCTGACCCCGACGTAACCGAAATTTTCCTCGACGAGCAGGACGAGTTCATGATAATGGCAAACAAAAACCTATGGGACGTTATGACCCCCGAGAACGCAATCCGTGAAGTGGCCCTCCAGCGCAACGTAATTCTGGCCGCTAAACGGCTCCAGGACCTGGCCCAAAGCTACGGTGCCGAGGACAACCTGAGCATAATCGTGGTCAAATTCAATCTCCTTGGTACTGACGTTGACTTGCTTATGAGAGAATTGAGACAGACCATCAGACGGAATAAGTACCAGAGTGACAGTACAAACTCCTGCCAGCCTGGCTGCTGCTGCGAAGCCCTCAGTAACGAGTGCGCCAACTGTGAGAAAATCCCAATCCCCCCGCCCATGATCCTGAACGATGACCGGTCGTCCCCGAGTGGGCAAAGCGAGCAAGCTTGCAGCGACTGCAACTCTTCGGCGAAATTATTTGTGAACCAACTGAATCGCTCTGCTAGGAGTATAACGCCGTCGATTTTCGAAGCAGCGGAAGTTAAGGCAAGTCCGGAACGGCGGAGCTACCGAGGAGTTGCCAAAGCATTGCGGGCCCGACGTGAGGAGGAGAAAAATCAGAACGATTCGGATTCGGCTCTTTCGGAGGAACAGTTCAAATGTTGGGAATATATGCTAGAGCAAAACACGCAATTGCTCTTCGATAAGGAGCTGAACACTCTCACGAGGAGCATCCGGAAGCCGCAATTTACGATCAAAAATCCGACTTTATCGCGAAGTAACCCGCATTTGTCGGATAGTAATAATAACGGGACGTTTTTATCGAAACAATTTGGGAGCACGAGGTCCTTTAACCCTTTATTGACTCGATCAGGTTCGAAGTTCGCCCTCGACAAAAAGCTAATGGGAGGGCCCCATGCTGCATATTTTGGGAGTTTGCAGAGGTTAATGCCGTATAACTTGGAGTACGATTTTGCAGTGATGCACGAAAGGGGACTCGCTGATTCGTTAGATTTGGACCGAATGCAGCAGTACTGGGGAGTTACCACCACagaattgtaa
- the Phlpp gene encoding protein phosphatase PHLPP-like protein isoform X3 translates to MLCASKKPFRLCDSVTKFPQIKENDSNIELDSLENCERDGDDDIEDKDQVKQLNLNGLCKNKQELSECYVDEIVLPGESLQSLSDLKVLSLRSNGIQNFPNSILQLVTLVTLDLSDNSLLTLPPEISLLENLSELVLDQNLLSVLPTTLWDLKFLQTLKVARNRLALPPDKPGEMRALILAESELKPENHNKNGLTTLNLRSNRLKGNIILGNYGFALILQNLTELDVSENSIENLDLSAVEQLQILQCSRNSITHLTLHGKNLTSIIAGNNRLRNLTLAHPPLNLRHLDVCYNELETLPDWLSGCSELRSLFASNNLLTSLPDHLFCNEMPFLHTLQIAYNQLQYLPTIQRRLPIQELFLQNNSLSSLPENFFRFVHPIRVLNLSNNRLCDLPTPEEPLQLEKLFLTANCLIDKSLEKISPYLRNIRILHAAYNSFTSLPEDCSTYWTEIEELVFSGNKLLKLPERIGCLKHLSVLRVHSNLLQSIPKLSNLLCLRVLDLAHNQLDRIDLTALIPPNLKFLDLSCNTKLHVDSQQFNTYRTQRPMSLVDVSGKNRTTLPLTPSPFCENDLTEYSWSVGFSETAGCKQRLYISQIRLPAFCNTEGLFGMFDGETNNNVPVGVDKVVPRILLEERTVKETASDYMKYTMLSAHRELKDKGQKQGLNAIICHILRTKQAVKYSFCASTKKYLMKIASVGDIRVVLGRATGPVRLLPVKQRKQIRTNPQIQLMVPDPDVTEIFLDEQDEFMIMANKNLWDVMTPENAIREVALQRNVILAAKRLQDLAQSYGAEDNLSIIVVKFNLLGTDVDLLMRELRQTIRRNKYQSDSTNSCQPGCCCEALSNECANCEKIPIPPPMILNDDRSSPSGQSEQACSDCNSSAKLFVNQLNRSARSITPSIFEAAEVKASPERRSYRGVAKALRARREEEKNQNDSDSALSEEQFKCWEYMLEQNTQLLFDKELNTLTRSIRKPQFTIKNPTLSRSNPHLSDSNNNGTFLSKQFGSTRSFNPLLTRSGSKFALDKKLMGGPHAAYFGSLQRLMPYNLEYDFAVMHERGLADSLDLDRMQQYWGVTTTEL, encoded by the exons ATGTTGTGTGCTTCGAAAAAACCCTTCCGATTGTGCGACTCTGTCACAAAGTTTCCCCAAATCAAAGAAAATGACAGTAATATCGAACTCGACTCGTTGGAGAATTGCGAAAGA GACGGTGATGATGACATCGAAGATAAGGATCAAGTGAAACAACTCAACTTGAACggattatgcaaaaataaacaagagcTGAGTGAGTGTTATGTCGACGAAATTGTTTTGCCAGGCGAGAGCTTGCAGTCCCTGTCCGATTTGAAAGTGCTGAGCCTGAGGTCCAACGGCATCCAGAATTTTCCGAACAGCATCCTCCAGTTGGTCACTTTAGTCACTTTGGACTTGTCAGACAACAGTCTTTTGACGCTACCTCCGGAGATAAGTCTTCTAGAAAA CCTCAGCGAACTAGTCTTGGATCAGAACTTGCTCAGTGTTTTACCGACGACTTTATGGGACCTCAAATTCCTGCAAACGCTCAAAGTGGCTAGGAATCGGCTCGCCTTGCCGCCTGACAAGCCCGGAGAGATGAGGGCTCTCATCCTTGCT GAATCGGAGCTAAAGCCAGAGAATCACAACAAAAACGGCCTGACCACCCTCAACTTGCGCTCGAATCGGCTCAAAGGCAACATCATTTTGGGCAATTACGGG TTCGCGTTAATATTACAGAACCTAACGGAACTTGACGTAAGCGAGAACAGCATTGAAAATTTGGACTTGAGCGCGGTGGaacaattacaaattttgcaatGTTCGAGAAACTCCATAACACACTTAACGCTACACGGAAAAAACTTAACTTCCATAATAGCAGGAAACAACA GACTTAGAAATTTAACCCTGGCGCACCCCCCACTCAATTTAAGACATCTAGATGTCTGTTACAACGAACTTGAGACTCTCCCGGACTGGTTATCCGGTTGTAGTGAACTCCGGTCGTTGTTCGCAAGCAACAATCTTCTAACATCGCTCCCGGACCATTTGTTTTGCAACGAAATGCCGTTTCTGCACACTTTACAAATCGCATACAACCAACTCCAGTACCTGCCCACCATACAAAGAAGACTCCCAATACAAGAACTTTTCCTCCAAAACAACAGTCTGTCGTCACTTCCGGAAAACTTTTTCCGGTTTGTTCACCCAATCCGGGTGTTAAACTTGTCCAACAACCGGCTTTGTGACTTACCAACGCCTGAAGAACCCCTCCAATTGGAAAAACTCTTCCTGACAGCGAACTGTCTCATAGACAAATCTTTGGAGAAAATTTCGCCATACTTACGCAACATCCGGATCCTGCACGCCGCCTACAACAGTTTCACGTCTTTGCCGGAAGACTGCTCAACTTACTGGACTGAAATTGAGGAGTTGGTGTTTTCCGGAAACAAGCTATTGAAACTCCCGGAACGTATCGGGTGTCTCAAACACTTGAGTGTCCTGAGAGTTCACTCAAATCTCTTGCAAAGTATTCCAAAACTGTCAAACTTGTTGTGTTTGAGAGTCTTGGACTTGGCCCACAACCAGTTGGACCGAATTGACTTGACGGCCTTAATACCCCCGAATTTGAAGTTTCTGGACTTGTCGTGCAACACTAAGCTACACGTGGACTCGCAACAGTTCAATACTTATCGGACGCAAAGGCCGATGAGTCTTGTCGACGTTTCCGGGAAGAATCGCACGACTCTCCCGTTGACACCGTCACCGTTTTGTGAAAACGATCTCACTGAATATAGCTGGAGCGTGGGGTTTTCCGAAACTGCAGGTTGCAAACAACGACTCTACATTTCGCAAATCCGACTGCCGGCGTTTTGTAACACCGAGGGTCTTTTCGGGATGTTTGATGGGGAAACAAACAATAACGTCCCCGTCGGTGTTGATAAG GTGGTACCGCGGATTCTCCTGGAGGAACGCACCGTCAAAGAAACAGCTTCGGACTACATGAAGTACACAATGCTTTCGGCCCACCGCGAATTGAAGGATAAAGGCCAAAAGCAAGGGCTCAACGCCATCATTTGCCACATCCTTCGCACCAAACAAGCCGTAAAGTACTCGTTCTGCGCTAGTACCAAAAAATACCTAATGAAAATTGCAAGTGTTGGTGATATTCGAGTCGTCCTGGGCCGGGCCACAGGCCCGGTCCGTCTCCTCCCCGTGAAACAAAGGAAACAAATCCGGACCAACCCCCAGATCCAGCTCATGGTACCTGACCCCGACGTAACCGAAATTTTCCTCGACGAGCAGGACGAGTTCATGATAATGGCAAACAAAAACCTATGGGACGTTATGACCCCCGAGAACGCAATCCGTGAAGTGGCCCTCCAGCGCAACGTAATTCTGGCCGCTAAACGGCTCCAGGACCTGGCCCAAAGCTACGGTGCCGAGGACAACCTGAGCATAATCGTGGTCAAATTCAATCTCCTTGGTACTGACGTTGACTTGCTTATGAGAGAATTGAGACAGACCATCAGACGGAATAAGTACCAGAGTGACAGTACAAACTCCTGCCAGCCTGGCTGCTGCTGCGAAGCCCTCAGTAACGAGTGCGCCAACTGTGAGAAAATCCCAATCCCCCCGCCCATGATCCTGAACGATGACCGGTCGTCCCCGAGTGGGCAAAGCGAGCAAGCTTGCAGCGACTGCAACTCTTCGGCGAAATTATTTGTGAACCAACTGAATCGCTCTGCTAGGAGTATAACGCCGTCGATTTTCGAAGCAGCGGAAGTTAAGGCAAGTCCGGAACGGCGGAGCTACCGAGGAGTTGCCAAAGCATTGCGGGCCCGACGTGAGGAGGAGAAAAATCAGAACGATTCGGATTCGGCTCTTTCGGAGGAACAGTTCAAATGTTGGGAATATATGCTAGAGCAAAACACGCAATTGCTCTTCGATAAGGAGCTGAACACTCTCACGAGGAGCATCCGGAAGCCGCAATTTACGATCAAAAATCCGACTTTATCGCGAAGTAACCCGCATTTGTCGGATAGTAATAATAACGGGACGTTTTTATCGAAACAATTTGGGAGCACGAGGTCCTTTAACCCTTTATTGACTCGATCAGGTTCGAAGTTCGCCCTCGACAAAAAGCTAATGGGAGGGCCCCATGCTGCATATTTTGGGAGTTTGCAGAGGTTAATGCCGTATAACTTGGAGTACGATTTTGCAGTGATGCACGAAAGGGGACTCGCTGATTCGTTAGATTTGGACCGAATGCAGCAGTACTGGGGAGTTACCACCACagaattgtaa
- the Phlpp gene encoding protein phosphatase PHLPP-like protein isoform X1 gives MTRLMKPLIFQRLQKRKKSTRRPLLYSQTHTNHAGDMLCASKKPFRLCDSVTKFPQIKENDSNIELDSLENCERDGDDDIEDKDQVKQLNLNGLCKNKQELSECYVDEIVLPGESLQSLSDLKVLSLRSNGIQNFPNSILQLVTLVTLDLSDNSLLTLPPEISLLENLSELVLDQNLLSVLPTTLWDLKFLQTLKVARNRLALPPDKPGEMRALILAESELKPENHNKNGLTTLNLRSNRLKGNIILGNYGFALILQNLTELDVSENSIENLDLSAVEQLQILQCSRNSITHLTLHGKNLTSIIAGNNRLRNLTLAHPPLNLRHLDVCYNELETLPDWLSGCSELRSLFASNNLLTSLPDHLFCNEMPFLHTLQIAYNQLQYLPTIQRRLPIQELFLQNNSLSSLPENFFRFVHPIRVLNLSNNRLCDLPTPEEPLQLEKLFLTANCLIDKSLEKISPYLRNIRILHAAYNSFTSLPEDCSTYWTEIEELVFSGNKLLKLPERIGCLKHLSVLRVHSNLLQSIPKLSNLLCLRVLDLAHNQLDRIDLTALIPPNLKFLDLSCNTKLHVDSQQFNTYRTQRPMSLVDVSGKNRTTLPLTPSPFCENDLTEYSWSVGFSETAGCKQRLYISQIRLPAFCNTEGLFGMFDGETNNNVPVGVDKVVPRILLEERTVKETASDYMKYTMLSAHRELKDKGQKQGLNAIICHILRTKQAVKYSFCASTKKYLMKIASVGDIRVVLGRATGPVRLLPVKQRKQIRTNPQIQLMVPDPDVTEIFLDEQDEFMIMANKNLWDVMTPENAIREVALQRNVILAAKRLQDLAQSYGAEDNLSIIVVKFNLLGTDVDLLMRELRQTIRRNKYQSDSTNSCQPGCCCEALSNECANCEKIPIPPPMILNDDRSSPSGQSEQACSDCNSSAKLFVNQLNRSARSITPSIFEAAEVKASPERRSYRGVAKALRARREEEKNQNDSDSALSEEQFKCWEYMLEQNTQLLFDKELNTLTRSIRKPQFTIKNPTLSRSNPHLSDSNNNGTFLSKQFGSTRSFNPLLTRSGSKFALDKKLMGGPHAAYFGSLQRLMPYNLEYDFAVMHERGLADSLDLDRMQQYWGVTTTEL, from the exons ACCCTTACTGTACTCTCAAACACACACGAACCACGCAGGTGACATGTTGTGTGCTTCGAAAAAACCCTTCCGATTGTGCGACTCTGTCACAAAGTTTCCCCAAATCAAAGAAAATGACAGTAATATCGAACTCGACTCGTTGGAGAATTGCGAAAGA GACGGTGATGATGACATCGAAGATAAGGATCAAGTGAAACAACTCAACTTGAACggattatgcaaaaataaacaagagcTGAGTGAGTGTTATGTCGACGAAATTGTTTTGCCAGGCGAGAGCTTGCAGTCCCTGTCCGATTTGAAAGTGCTGAGCCTGAGGTCCAACGGCATCCAGAATTTTCCGAACAGCATCCTCCAGTTGGTCACTTTAGTCACTTTGGACTTGTCAGACAACAGTCTTTTGACGCTACCTCCGGAGATAAGTCTTCTAGAAAA CCTCAGCGAACTAGTCTTGGATCAGAACTTGCTCAGTGTTTTACCGACGACTTTATGGGACCTCAAATTCCTGCAAACGCTCAAAGTGGCTAGGAATCGGCTCGCCTTGCCGCCTGACAAGCCCGGAGAGATGAGGGCTCTCATCCTTGCT GAATCGGAGCTAAAGCCAGAGAATCACAACAAAAACGGCCTGACCACCCTCAACTTGCGCTCGAATCGGCTCAAAGGCAACATCATTTTGGGCAATTACGGG TTCGCGTTAATATTACAGAACCTAACGGAACTTGACGTAAGCGAGAACAGCATTGAAAATTTGGACTTGAGCGCGGTGGaacaattacaaattttgcaatGTTCGAGAAACTCCATAACACACTTAACGCTACACGGAAAAAACTTAACTTCCATAATAGCAGGAAACAACA GACTTAGAAATTTAACCCTGGCGCACCCCCCACTCAATTTAAGACATCTAGATGTCTGTTACAACGAACTTGAGACTCTCCCGGACTGGTTATCCGGTTGTAGTGAACTCCGGTCGTTGTTCGCAAGCAACAATCTTCTAACATCGCTCCCGGACCATTTGTTTTGCAACGAAATGCCGTTTCTGCACACTTTACAAATCGCATACAACCAACTCCAGTACCTGCCCACCATACAAAGAAGACTCCCAATACAAGAACTTTTCCTCCAAAACAACAGTCTGTCGTCACTTCCGGAAAACTTTTTCCGGTTTGTTCACCCAATCCGGGTGTTAAACTTGTCCAACAACCGGCTTTGTGACTTACCAACGCCTGAAGAACCCCTCCAATTGGAAAAACTCTTCCTGACAGCGAACTGTCTCATAGACAAATCTTTGGAGAAAATTTCGCCATACTTACGCAACATCCGGATCCTGCACGCCGCCTACAACAGTTTCACGTCTTTGCCGGAAGACTGCTCAACTTACTGGACTGAAATTGAGGAGTTGGTGTTTTCCGGAAACAAGCTATTGAAACTCCCGGAACGTATCGGGTGTCTCAAACACTTGAGTGTCCTGAGAGTTCACTCAAATCTCTTGCAAAGTATTCCAAAACTGTCAAACTTGTTGTGTTTGAGAGTCTTGGACTTGGCCCACAACCAGTTGGACCGAATTGACTTGACGGCCTTAATACCCCCGAATTTGAAGTTTCTGGACTTGTCGTGCAACACTAAGCTACACGTGGACTCGCAACAGTTCAATACTTATCGGACGCAAAGGCCGATGAGTCTTGTCGACGTTTCCGGGAAGAATCGCACGACTCTCCCGTTGACACCGTCACCGTTTTGTGAAAACGATCTCACTGAATATAGCTGGAGCGTGGGGTTTTCCGAAACTGCAGGTTGCAAACAACGACTCTACATTTCGCAAATCCGACTGCCGGCGTTTTGTAACACCGAGGGTCTTTTCGGGATGTTTGATGGGGAAACAAACAATAACGTCCCCGTCGGTGTTGATAAG GTGGTACCGCGGATTCTCCTGGAGGAACGCACCGTCAAAGAAACAGCTTCGGACTACATGAAGTACACAATGCTTTCGGCCCACCGCGAATTGAAGGATAAAGGCCAAAAGCAAGGGCTCAACGCCATCATTTGCCACATCCTTCGCACCAAACAAGCCGTAAAGTACTCGTTCTGCGCTAGTACCAAAAAATACCTAATGAAAATTGCAAGTGTTGGTGATATTCGAGTCGTCCTGGGCCGGGCCACAGGCCCGGTCCGTCTCCTCCCCGTGAAACAAAGGAAACAAATCCGGACCAACCCCCAGATCCAGCTCATGGTACCTGACCCCGACGTAACCGAAATTTTCCTCGACGAGCAGGACGAGTTCATGATAATGGCAAACAAAAACCTATGGGACGTTATGACCCCCGAGAACGCAATCCGTGAAGTGGCCCTCCAGCGCAACGTAATTCTGGCCGCTAAACGGCTCCAGGACCTGGCCCAAAGCTACGGTGCCGAGGACAACCTGAGCATAATCGTGGTCAAATTCAATCTCCTTGGTACTGACGTTGACTTGCTTATGAGAGAATTGAGACAGACCATCAGACGGAATAAGTACCAGAGTGACAGTACAAACTCCTGCCAGCCTGGCTGCTGCTGCGAAGCCCTCAGTAACGAGTGCGCCAACTGTGAGAAAATCCCAATCCCCCCGCCCATGATCCTGAACGATGACCGGTCGTCCCCGAGTGGGCAAAGCGAGCAAGCTTGCAGCGACTGCAACTCTTCGGCGAAATTATTTGTGAACCAACTGAATCGCTCTGCTAGGAGTATAACGCCGTCGATTTTCGAAGCAGCGGAAGTTAAGGCAAGTCCGGAACGGCGGAGCTACCGAGGAGTTGCCAAAGCATTGCGGGCCCGACGTGAGGAGGAGAAAAATCAGAACGATTCGGATTCGGCTCTTTCGGAGGAACAGTTCAAATGTTGGGAATATATGCTAGAGCAAAACACGCAATTGCTCTTCGATAAGGAGCTGAACACTCTCACGAGGAGCATCCGGAAGCCGCAATTTACGATCAAAAATCCGACTTTATCGCGAAGTAACCCGCATTTGTCGGATAGTAATAATAACGGGACGTTTTTATCGAAACAATTTGGGAGCACGAGGTCCTTTAACCCTTTATTGACTCGATCAGGTTCGAAGTTCGCCCTCGACAAAAAGCTAATGGGAGGGCCCCATGCTGCATATTTTGGGAGTTTGCAGAGGTTAATGCCGTATAACTTGGAGTACGATTTTGCAGTGATGCACGAAAGGGGACTCGCTGATTCGTTAGATTTGGACCGAATGCAGCAGTACTGGGGAGTTACCACCACagaattgtaa